One window of the Chryseobacterium sp. CY350 genome contains the following:
- a CDS encoding radical SAM protein, whose amino-acid sequence MPVRNYTYYDYTISLCPECLKRVGAKIIIEDEAVFMTKRCPDHGFFKTMIASDVQYYKNIRNYNKASEMPVHFGTDVEYGCPYDCGLCVDHEQHSCLSIVEVTDRCNLTCPTCYAMSSPHYGSHRTLEQIEAMFDTIVKNEGQPDVVQISGGEPTIHPEFFKIMDIAKTKPIKHLMLNTNGIRIANDPGFAERLATYAPEFEIYLQFDSFKPEVLEDFRGKDLTNVRMKALEKLNELNLSTTLVIVLQKGKNIDEIGKLIDFALKQKCVRGITFQPVEVAGRNREDSAHEKITLTEVRQEILNQFPLLNGDDIIPVPCNPDSLAMGYILKLEGETIPLTRYINPADLLNNETKNTIVYEQDEGLQMQLLDIFSTGISVDQVQPKVNQLLCCLPEVSAPNLDYDNLFRIIIMNFMDAHDFDVRAVKKSCVHIVNKDLKMIPFETMNLFYRDDKIKYLEELRKEDKVLF is encoded by the coding sequence ATGCCAGTAAGAAATTATACCTATTACGATTATACCATCAGCCTTTGTCCGGAATGTCTGAAAAGAGTAGGAGCGAAGATTATCATTGAAGACGAAGCGGTTTTTATGACCAAAAGATGTCCGGATCATGGTTTTTTTAAAACGATGATTGCTTCCGACGTTCAGTATTATAAAAACATCAGAAATTACAATAAAGCTTCAGAAATGCCCGTTCATTTTGGAACTGATGTCGAATATGGCTGTCCTTACGATTGCGGTCTATGCGTAGATCATGAGCAGCACAGTTGTCTGTCGATTGTTGAGGTTACAGACCGGTGTAATCTGACTTGCCCAACTTGCTATGCGATGTCTTCGCCACATTACGGAAGTCACAGAACGTTGGAGCAGATTGAAGCCATGTTTGATACGATTGTTAAAAATGAAGGTCAACCGGATGTTGTTCAAATCAGTGGTGGCGAACCGACCATTCATCCTGAATTTTTCAAAATTATGGATATTGCCAAGACAAAACCTATAAAACATTTGATGCTCAATACCAACGGAATCCGTATTGCGAATGATCCAGGTTTTGCAGAAAGATTGGCTACATATGCTCCGGAATTTGAAATTTATCTTCAGTTTGATTCTTTTAAACCTGAAGTTTTGGAAGATTTCAGAGGAAAAGATCTTACCAATGTCCGCATGAAAGCTTTGGAAAAATTAAATGAATTAAATCTTTCCACAACATTGGTCATCGTTCTTCAGAAAGGGAAAAACATTGATGAGATAGGTAAGCTGATTGATTTTGCTTTAAAACAGAAATGCGTCCGCGGAATTACTTTTCAGCCTGTAGAAGTTGCAGGAAGAAACAGAGAAGATTCTGCACATGAAAAAATTACGTTAACAGAAGTTCGACAGGAAATTTTAAACCAGTTTCCACTTTTGAATGGAGACGATATTATTCCGGTTCCGTGTAATCCTGATTCTTTGGCGATGGGTTACATTTTGAAGCTGGAAGGTGAAACAATTCCTTTAACACGATATATTAACCCTGCTGATTTGCTGAATAATGAGACGAAAAACACGATTGTTTACGAACAGGATGAAGGTTTGCAGATGCAGCTTTTAGATATTTTCAGCACCGGAATTTCTGTAGATCAGGTTCAGCCTAAAGTAAATCAGTTATTGTGTTGTCTGCCAGAAGTTTCCGCACCCAATTTAGATTATGATAACTTGTTCAGAATTATCATCATGAATTTTATGGATGCACACGATTTTGATGTTCGTGCTGTGAAAAAATCATGTGTTCATATTGTGAATAAAGATCTGAAAATGATCCCTTTCGAGACGATGAATTTATTTTACAGAGATGATAAAATAAAATATCTTGAGGAATTGAGGAAAGAAGATAAGGTTTTGTTTTAA
- the surE gene encoding 5'/3'-nucleotidase SurE: protein MEKPLILVTNDDGITAPGIRNLVEFMNEIGDVIVVAPNSPQSGKGHAITINSTLSFEEVHLDGPQKDFSCSGTPVDCVKMALDKILPRRPDIVVSGINHGANSSINVIYSGTMSAAVEGGVEGLPSIGFSLLDFSWEADFTQAKEYIQNIVRKTLENPMPKGVVLNVNIPKLSKEEIKGVKICKQANAKWEESFDERINPHGKKYYWLTGYFNNMDESEDADETALANGYISIVPVKFDMTAYEYMNTLNEVMKFD, encoded by the coding sequence ATGGAAAAGCCTCTTATTCTGGTAACCAATGATGATGGAATTACTGCTCCCGGTATCAGAAATCTTGTAGAATTTATGAACGAAATCGGTGATGTAATTGTGGTAGCTCCCAACTCGCCCCAAAGCGGAAAAGGTCACGCCATCACCATCAACTCTACTTTAAGCTTTGAAGAAGTACACTTGGATGGTCCTCAAAAAGATTTTTCATGCAGCGGAACTCCTGTTGACTGTGTAAAAATGGCTTTAGATAAAATTCTTCCGAGAAGACCAGATATTGTGGTTTCAGGGATTAATCATGGTGCGAATTCTTCAATTAATGTAATTTATTCAGGAACAATGTCAGCTGCTGTGGAAGGCGGTGTAGAAGGTCTTCCTTCCATTGGTTTTTCACTTTTAGATTTCAGTTGGGAAGCAGATTTTACACAGGCAAAAGAATATATTCAGAATATTGTAAGAAAAACTCTGGAAAACCCTATGCCTAAAGGTGTTGTTCTCAATGTAAATATTCCGAAACTTTCAAAAGAAGAAATTAAAGGAGTTAAGATTTGCAAGCAGGCCAATGCAAAATGGGAAGAAAGTTTTGACGAAAGAATTAATCCGCATGGTAAAAAATATTACTGGTTAACCGGTTATTTCAACAATATGGATGAGTCTGAAGATGCTGACGAAACGGCTTTGGCAAACGGATATATTTCTATTGTTCCCGTTAAATTTGATATGACGGCATATGAGTATATGAATACGCTGAATGAAGTGATGAAGTTTGATTAA